One genomic region from Spodoptera frugiperda isolate SF20-4 chromosome 21, AGI-APGP_CSIRO_Sfru_2.0, whole genome shotgun sequence encodes:
- the LOC118280197 gene encoding sorting nexin-6 isoform X1, which produces MTQLLQDKDYVVYFSDCVEETNHDPLSAPAAQTPGSIDPKLEKKKPNENVSLADNSLLVDISDALSEKEKVKFTVHTKTTLPEFQKSEFIVVRQHEEFVWLHDRYEENEEYAGYIIPPAPPRPDFDASREKLQRLGEGEGALTREEFLKMKEELEDEYLATFKKTVAMHEVFLQRLAAHPVFRNDSHLRVFLEYEQDLCAKPRGKMDLIGGLNFGFGSGESKSFSKHVYEQTKQTSFFLTNLFRNSDPIPKKPKQADVMRSMTTTTDEIYLGATVRDVNDFFEQETTFLQEYYSHLKEAVAKVDRMTTKHKEVADAHIRLSSCITQLATREQPPTERFLTRAAETFDKCRKIEGRMASDQDLKLADTLRYYMRDAHAAKAVLVRRLRCLAAYEAANRNLEKARAKNKDVHAPLEVQEAEQAQADACAKFEQLSARAREELIDFRTRRVAAFKKSLLDLAELEIKHARSQQELFRKSLQVLKECQ; this is translated from the exons ATGACTCAGTTACTTCAAGATAAAGACTATGTGGTGTATTTCTCT GACTGTGTGGAAGAAACCAACCATGATCCCCTGTCAGCGCCGGCTGCCCAGACCCCTGGCTCCATAGATCCTAAGCTGGAGAAGAAGAAACCTAATGAAAACGTCAGCTTGGCTGATAATAGCTTGCTG GTGGACATATCAGACGCTCTAAGCGAGAAGGAGAAAGTGAAGTTCACGGTCCACACGAAGACCACCCTGCCGGAGTTCCAGAAGTCGGAGTTTATAGTGGTGCGGCAGCACGAGGAGTTTGTGTGGCTGCACGACAGATACGAGGAGAACGAGGAGTATGCCGGGTACATT ATCCCACCAGCGCCCCCTAGGCCAGACTTCGACGCATCTCGCGAGAAGCTACAGCGTCTCGGCGAGGGGGAGGGAGCACTCACTAGGGAGGAGTTCCTTAAGATGAAGGAGGAATTGGAGGA TGAATACCTAGCAACCTTCAAGAAGACGGTGGCGATGCACGAGGTGTTCCTGCAGCGCCTGGCCGCGCACCCAGTGTTCAGGAACGACTCCCATCTTCGAGTGTTCCTGGAGTATGAGCAAGATCTCTGTGCCAAACCGAGAGGGAAGATGGATCTCATTGGTGGATTG aattTCGGTTTTGGCAGTGGAGAGTCAAAATCGTTCAGCAAGCATGTCTATGAGCAGACCAAACAGACTTCTTTCTTTCTAACCAATTTGTTCCGAAATTCCGATCCGATTCCGAAAAAACCGAAACAGGCGGATGtg ATGCGTTCAATGACGACGACAACAGATGAGATCTACCTCGGCGCCACGGTGCGAGACGTCAACGATTTCTTCGAACAAGAGACCACATTCCTTCAGGAGTATTATTCACATCTCAAGGAAGCTGTGGCAAAGGTGGACCGGATGACTACCAAGCATAAAG AGGTGGCAGACGCCCACATCAGACTGTCCTCCTGCATCACTCAGCTGGCGACGAGGGAACAGCCTCCCACCGAGAGGTTCCTCACCAGGGCTGCGGAGACATTCGACAAGTGTAgg AAAATCGAGGGTCGCATGGCATCAGACCAGGATCTGAAGCTGGCAGACACCCTCCGGTACTACATGAGAGACGCTCACGCTGCCAAGGCGGTGCTCGTCCGGAGACTCAG ATGTCTAGCTGCTTACGAAGCAGCCAATAGGAATCTGGAGAAAGCCAGAGCTAAGAATAAGGATGTACATGCT CCTTTGGAAGTTCAGGAG GCGGAACAAGCCCAAGCGGACGCTTGCGCCAAATTCGAGCAGCTGTCTGCGCGTGCGCGGGAGGAGCTCATAGACTTCCGCACTCGAAGAGTCGCCGCGTTTAAGAAGAG CCTCCTAGACCTAGCAGAGTTGGAGATCAAACACGCGCGCTCCCAGCAGGAGCTATTCAGGAAGTCACTACAGGTGTTGAAGGAATGCCAGTAA
- the LOC118280197 gene encoding sorting nexin-6 isoform X2: MTQLLQDKDYVVYFSDCVEETNHDPLSAPAAQTPGSIDPKLEKKKPNENVSLADNSLLVDISDALSEKEKVKFTVHTKTTLPEFQKSEFIVVRQHEEFVWLHDRYEENEEYAGYIIPPAPPRPDFDASREKLQRLGEGEGALTREEFLKMKEELEDEYLATFKKTVAMHEVFLQRLAAHPVFRNDSHLRVFLEYEQDLCAKPRGKMDLIGGLNFGFGSGESKSFSKHVYEQTKQTSFFLTNLFRNSDPIPKKPKQADVMRSMTTTTDEIYLGATVRDVNDFFEQETTFLQEYYSHLKEAVAKVDRMTTKHKEVADAHIRLSSCITQLATREQPPTERFLTRAAETFDKCRKIEGRMASDQDLKLADTLRYYMRDAHAAKAVLVRRLRCLAAYEAANRNLEKARAKNKDVHAAEQAQADACAKFEQLSARAREELIDFRTRRVAAFKKSLLDLAELEIKHARSQQELFRKSLQVLKECQ; encoded by the exons ATGACTCAGTTACTTCAAGATAAAGACTATGTGGTGTATTTCTCT GACTGTGTGGAAGAAACCAACCATGATCCCCTGTCAGCGCCGGCTGCCCAGACCCCTGGCTCCATAGATCCTAAGCTGGAGAAGAAGAAACCTAATGAAAACGTCAGCTTGGCTGATAATAGCTTGCTG GTGGACATATCAGACGCTCTAAGCGAGAAGGAGAAAGTGAAGTTCACGGTCCACACGAAGACCACCCTGCCGGAGTTCCAGAAGTCGGAGTTTATAGTGGTGCGGCAGCACGAGGAGTTTGTGTGGCTGCACGACAGATACGAGGAGAACGAGGAGTATGCCGGGTACATT ATCCCACCAGCGCCCCCTAGGCCAGACTTCGACGCATCTCGCGAGAAGCTACAGCGTCTCGGCGAGGGGGAGGGAGCACTCACTAGGGAGGAGTTCCTTAAGATGAAGGAGGAATTGGAGGA TGAATACCTAGCAACCTTCAAGAAGACGGTGGCGATGCACGAGGTGTTCCTGCAGCGCCTGGCCGCGCACCCAGTGTTCAGGAACGACTCCCATCTTCGAGTGTTCCTGGAGTATGAGCAAGATCTCTGTGCCAAACCGAGAGGGAAGATGGATCTCATTGGTGGATTG aattTCGGTTTTGGCAGTGGAGAGTCAAAATCGTTCAGCAAGCATGTCTATGAGCAGACCAAACAGACTTCTTTCTTTCTAACCAATTTGTTCCGAAATTCCGATCCGATTCCGAAAAAACCGAAACAGGCGGATGtg ATGCGTTCAATGACGACGACAACAGATGAGATCTACCTCGGCGCCACGGTGCGAGACGTCAACGATTTCTTCGAACAAGAGACCACATTCCTTCAGGAGTATTATTCACATCTCAAGGAAGCTGTGGCAAAGGTGGACCGGATGACTACCAAGCATAAAG AGGTGGCAGACGCCCACATCAGACTGTCCTCCTGCATCACTCAGCTGGCGACGAGGGAACAGCCTCCCACCGAGAGGTTCCTCACCAGGGCTGCGGAGACATTCGACAAGTGTAgg AAAATCGAGGGTCGCATGGCATCAGACCAGGATCTGAAGCTGGCAGACACCCTCCGGTACTACATGAGAGACGCTCACGCTGCCAAGGCGGTGCTCGTCCGGAGACTCAG ATGTCTAGCTGCTTACGAAGCAGCCAATAGGAATCTGGAGAAAGCCAGAGCTAAGAATAAGGATGTACATGCT GCGGAACAAGCCCAAGCGGACGCTTGCGCCAAATTCGAGCAGCTGTCTGCGCGTGCGCGGGAGGAGCTCATAGACTTCCGCACTCGAAGAGTCGCCGCGTTTAAGAAGAG CCTCCTAGACCTAGCAGAGTTGGAGATCAAACACGCGCGCTCCCAGCAGGAGCTATTCAGGAAGTCACTACAGGTGTTGAAGGAATGCCAGTAA
- the LOC118280197 gene encoding sorting nexin-6 isoform X4: protein MTQLLQDKDYVVYFSDCVEETNHDPLSAPAAQTPGSIDPKLEKKKPNENVSLADNSLLVDISDALSEKEKVKFTVHTKTTLPEFQKSEFIVVRQHEEFVWLHDRYEENEEYAGYIIPPAPPRPDFDASREKLQRLGEGEGALTREEFLKMKEELEDEYLATFKKTVAMHEVFLQRLAAHPVFRNDSHLRVFLEYEQDLCAKPRGKMDLIGGLMRSMTTTTDEIYLGATVRDVNDFFEQETTFLQEYYSHLKEAVAKVDRMTTKHKEVADAHIRLSSCITQLATREQPPTERFLTRAAETFDKCRKIEGRMASDQDLKLADTLRYYMRDAHAAKAVLVRRLRCLAAYEAANRNLEKARAKNKDVHAPLEVQEAEQAQADACAKFEQLSARAREELIDFRTRRVAAFKKSLLDLAELEIKHARSQQELFRKSLQVLKECQ, encoded by the exons ATGACTCAGTTACTTCAAGATAAAGACTATGTGGTGTATTTCTCT GACTGTGTGGAAGAAACCAACCATGATCCCCTGTCAGCGCCGGCTGCCCAGACCCCTGGCTCCATAGATCCTAAGCTGGAGAAGAAGAAACCTAATGAAAACGTCAGCTTGGCTGATAATAGCTTGCTG GTGGACATATCAGACGCTCTAAGCGAGAAGGAGAAAGTGAAGTTCACGGTCCACACGAAGACCACCCTGCCGGAGTTCCAGAAGTCGGAGTTTATAGTGGTGCGGCAGCACGAGGAGTTTGTGTGGCTGCACGACAGATACGAGGAGAACGAGGAGTATGCCGGGTACATT ATCCCACCAGCGCCCCCTAGGCCAGACTTCGACGCATCTCGCGAGAAGCTACAGCGTCTCGGCGAGGGGGAGGGAGCACTCACTAGGGAGGAGTTCCTTAAGATGAAGGAGGAATTGGAGGA TGAATACCTAGCAACCTTCAAGAAGACGGTGGCGATGCACGAGGTGTTCCTGCAGCGCCTGGCCGCGCACCCAGTGTTCAGGAACGACTCCCATCTTCGAGTGTTCCTGGAGTATGAGCAAGATCTCTGTGCCAAACCGAGAGGGAAGATGGATCTCATTGGTGGATTG ATGCGTTCAATGACGACGACAACAGATGAGATCTACCTCGGCGCCACGGTGCGAGACGTCAACGATTTCTTCGAACAAGAGACCACATTCCTTCAGGAGTATTATTCACATCTCAAGGAAGCTGTGGCAAAGGTGGACCGGATGACTACCAAGCATAAAG AGGTGGCAGACGCCCACATCAGACTGTCCTCCTGCATCACTCAGCTGGCGACGAGGGAACAGCCTCCCACCGAGAGGTTCCTCACCAGGGCTGCGGAGACATTCGACAAGTGTAgg AAAATCGAGGGTCGCATGGCATCAGACCAGGATCTGAAGCTGGCAGACACCCTCCGGTACTACATGAGAGACGCTCACGCTGCCAAGGCGGTGCTCGTCCGGAGACTCAG ATGTCTAGCTGCTTACGAAGCAGCCAATAGGAATCTGGAGAAAGCCAGAGCTAAGAATAAGGATGTACATGCT CCTTTGGAAGTTCAGGAG GCGGAACAAGCCCAAGCGGACGCTTGCGCCAAATTCGAGCAGCTGTCTGCGCGTGCGCGGGAGGAGCTCATAGACTTCCGCACTCGAAGAGTCGCCGCGTTTAAGAAGAG CCTCCTAGACCTAGCAGAGTTGGAGATCAAACACGCGCGCTCCCAGCAGGAGCTATTCAGGAAGTCACTACAGGTGTTGAAGGAATGCCAGTAA
- the LOC118280197 gene encoding sorting nexin-6 isoform X5: protein MTQLLQDKDYVVYFSDCVEETNHDPLSAPAAQTPGSIDPKLEKKKPNENVSLADNSLLVDISDALSEKEKVKFTVHTKTTLPEFQKSEFIVVRQHEEFVWLHDRYEENEEYAGYIIPPAPPRPDFDASREKLQRLGEGEGALTREEFLKMKEELEDEYLATFKKTVAMHEVFLQRLAAHPVFRNDSHLRVFLEYEQDLCAKPRGKMDLIGGLMRSMTTTTDEIYLGATVRDVNDFFEQETTFLQEYYSHLKEAVAKVDRMTTKHKEVADAHIRLSSCITQLATREQPPTERFLTRAAETFDKCRKIEGRMASDQDLKLADTLRYYMRDAHAAKAVLVRRLRCLAAYEAANRNLEKARAKNKDVHAAEQAQADACAKFEQLSARAREELIDFRTRRVAAFKKSLLDLAELEIKHARSQQELFRKSLQVLKECQ, encoded by the exons ATGACTCAGTTACTTCAAGATAAAGACTATGTGGTGTATTTCTCT GACTGTGTGGAAGAAACCAACCATGATCCCCTGTCAGCGCCGGCTGCCCAGACCCCTGGCTCCATAGATCCTAAGCTGGAGAAGAAGAAACCTAATGAAAACGTCAGCTTGGCTGATAATAGCTTGCTG GTGGACATATCAGACGCTCTAAGCGAGAAGGAGAAAGTGAAGTTCACGGTCCACACGAAGACCACCCTGCCGGAGTTCCAGAAGTCGGAGTTTATAGTGGTGCGGCAGCACGAGGAGTTTGTGTGGCTGCACGACAGATACGAGGAGAACGAGGAGTATGCCGGGTACATT ATCCCACCAGCGCCCCCTAGGCCAGACTTCGACGCATCTCGCGAGAAGCTACAGCGTCTCGGCGAGGGGGAGGGAGCACTCACTAGGGAGGAGTTCCTTAAGATGAAGGAGGAATTGGAGGA TGAATACCTAGCAACCTTCAAGAAGACGGTGGCGATGCACGAGGTGTTCCTGCAGCGCCTGGCCGCGCACCCAGTGTTCAGGAACGACTCCCATCTTCGAGTGTTCCTGGAGTATGAGCAAGATCTCTGTGCCAAACCGAGAGGGAAGATGGATCTCATTGGTGGATTG ATGCGTTCAATGACGACGACAACAGATGAGATCTACCTCGGCGCCACGGTGCGAGACGTCAACGATTTCTTCGAACAAGAGACCACATTCCTTCAGGAGTATTATTCACATCTCAAGGAAGCTGTGGCAAAGGTGGACCGGATGACTACCAAGCATAAAG AGGTGGCAGACGCCCACATCAGACTGTCCTCCTGCATCACTCAGCTGGCGACGAGGGAACAGCCTCCCACCGAGAGGTTCCTCACCAGGGCTGCGGAGACATTCGACAAGTGTAgg AAAATCGAGGGTCGCATGGCATCAGACCAGGATCTGAAGCTGGCAGACACCCTCCGGTACTACATGAGAGACGCTCACGCTGCCAAGGCGGTGCTCGTCCGGAGACTCAG ATGTCTAGCTGCTTACGAAGCAGCCAATAGGAATCTGGAGAAAGCCAGAGCTAAGAATAAGGATGTACATGCT GCGGAACAAGCCCAAGCGGACGCTTGCGCCAAATTCGAGCAGCTGTCTGCGCGTGCGCGGGAGGAGCTCATAGACTTCCGCACTCGAAGAGTCGCCGCGTTTAAGAAGAG CCTCCTAGACCTAGCAGAGTTGGAGATCAAACACGCGCGCTCCCAGCAGGAGCTATTCAGGAAGTCACTACAGGTGTTGAAGGAATGCCAGTAA
- the LOC118280197 gene encoding sorting nexin-6 isoform X3 — MMDCVEETNHDPLSAPAAQTPGSIDPKLEKKKPNENVSLADNSLLVDISDALSEKEKVKFTVHTKTTLPEFQKSEFIVVRQHEEFVWLHDRYEENEEYAGYIIPPAPPRPDFDASREKLQRLGEGEGALTREEFLKMKEELEDEYLATFKKTVAMHEVFLQRLAAHPVFRNDSHLRVFLEYEQDLCAKPRGKMDLIGGLNFGFGSGESKSFSKHVYEQTKQTSFFLTNLFRNSDPIPKKPKQADVMRSMTTTTDEIYLGATVRDVNDFFEQETTFLQEYYSHLKEAVAKVDRMTTKHKEVADAHIRLSSCITQLATREQPPTERFLTRAAETFDKCRKIEGRMASDQDLKLADTLRYYMRDAHAAKAVLVRRLRCLAAYEAANRNLEKARAKNKDVHAPLEVQEAEQAQADACAKFEQLSARAREELIDFRTRRVAAFKKSLLDLAELEIKHARSQQELFRKSLQVLKECQ; from the exons ATGATG GACTGTGTGGAAGAAACCAACCATGATCCCCTGTCAGCGCCGGCTGCCCAGACCCCTGGCTCCATAGATCCTAAGCTGGAGAAGAAGAAACCTAATGAAAACGTCAGCTTGGCTGATAATAGCTTGCTG GTGGACATATCAGACGCTCTAAGCGAGAAGGAGAAAGTGAAGTTCACGGTCCACACGAAGACCACCCTGCCGGAGTTCCAGAAGTCGGAGTTTATAGTGGTGCGGCAGCACGAGGAGTTTGTGTGGCTGCACGACAGATACGAGGAGAACGAGGAGTATGCCGGGTACATT ATCCCACCAGCGCCCCCTAGGCCAGACTTCGACGCATCTCGCGAGAAGCTACAGCGTCTCGGCGAGGGGGAGGGAGCACTCACTAGGGAGGAGTTCCTTAAGATGAAGGAGGAATTGGAGGA TGAATACCTAGCAACCTTCAAGAAGACGGTGGCGATGCACGAGGTGTTCCTGCAGCGCCTGGCCGCGCACCCAGTGTTCAGGAACGACTCCCATCTTCGAGTGTTCCTGGAGTATGAGCAAGATCTCTGTGCCAAACCGAGAGGGAAGATGGATCTCATTGGTGGATTG aattTCGGTTTTGGCAGTGGAGAGTCAAAATCGTTCAGCAAGCATGTCTATGAGCAGACCAAACAGACTTCTTTCTTTCTAACCAATTTGTTCCGAAATTCCGATCCGATTCCGAAAAAACCGAAACAGGCGGATGtg ATGCGTTCAATGACGACGACAACAGATGAGATCTACCTCGGCGCCACGGTGCGAGACGTCAACGATTTCTTCGAACAAGAGACCACATTCCTTCAGGAGTATTATTCACATCTCAAGGAAGCTGTGGCAAAGGTGGACCGGATGACTACCAAGCATAAAG AGGTGGCAGACGCCCACATCAGACTGTCCTCCTGCATCACTCAGCTGGCGACGAGGGAACAGCCTCCCACCGAGAGGTTCCTCACCAGGGCTGCGGAGACATTCGACAAGTGTAgg AAAATCGAGGGTCGCATGGCATCAGACCAGGATCTGAAGCTGGCAGACACCCTCCGGTACTACATGAGAGACGCTCACGCTGCCAAGGCGGTGCTCGTCCGGAGACTCAG ATGTCTAGCTGCTTACGAAGCAGCCAATAGGAATCTGGAGAAAGCCAGAGCTAAGAATAAGGATGTACATGCT CCTTTGGAAGTTCAGGAG GCGGAACAAGCCCAAGCGGACGCTTGCGCCAAATTCGAGCAGCTGTCTGCGCGTGCGCGGGAGGAGCTCATAGACTTCCGCACTCGAAGAGTCGCCGCGTTTAAGAAGAG CCTCCTAGACCTAGCAGAGTTGGAGATCAAACACGCGCGCTCCCAGCAGGAGCTATTCAGGAAGTCACTACAGGTGTTGAAGGAATGCCAGTAA